From a single Vitis vinifera cultivar Pinot Noir 40024 chromosome 18, ASM3070453v1 genomic region:
- the LOC100263118 gene encoding cytochrome P450 78A7 produces MEFSFKSEYTNWWVFTLPALVETQNLSKGLILLFILIVFLSIGLLSWAFSAGGAAWKNGRNQMGRVSIPGPRGIPIFGSLFSLSHGLAHRTLASMALSSAATQLMAFSLGSTPTVVSSEPCTAREILTSPQFADRPIKQSVKSLMFSRAIGFAPNGAYWRLLRRISSSHLFAPKRIAAHEGGRQLDCTAMLQSIAKEQSANGAVVLRKHLQAAALNNIMGTVFGKRLNPVEDRMEARELHEIVKEGFELLGAFNWSDHLPWLNYFYDPFGINQRCSALVPRVRKLVKGIIKEHQLSGSNKLSDKSDFVDVLLSLDGEEKLEEEDMVAVLWEMIFRGTDTTALLTEWVMAELILNPKVQAKLHEELHLTTLGNKAITDANVAKLPYLQAVIKETLRVHPPGPLLSWARLSTSDVHLSNGMVIPSNTTAMVNMWAITHDPNLWKDPLAFKPERFLPSAGGADVDVRGCDLRLAPFGAGRRVCPGKNLGLVTVSLWVAKLVHHFDWVQDMAQPVDLSEVLKLSCEMKNPLSAVPVPRSGAIHI; encoded by the exons ATGGAGTTCTCTTTCAAGTCTGAGTACACAAACTGGTGGGTTTTTACACTTCCAGCTCTTGTGGAAACCCAAAACTTATCCAAGGGTTTGATTTTGCTTTTCATTCTCATTGTATTTCTCTCCATTGGACTTCTAAGCTGGGCATTTTCTGCGGGAGGTGCAGCttggaaaaatggaagaaaccaGATGGGTCGGGTCTCAATCCCAGGTCCGCGAGGTATTCCCATTTTTGGTAGCTTATTCAGCTTAAGCCATGGGTTGGCTCATCGTACACTTGCCTCCATGGCTTTGAGCAGCGCTGCCACTCAGCTCATGGCCTTCAGCCTCGGCTCAACCCCTACAGTAGTTTCTTCCGAGCCTTGCACTGCTAGGGAGATATTGACCTCACCTCAATTCGCTGACCGCCCCATCAAACAGTCAGTTAAGAGCCTTATGTTCAGCCGAGCCATCGGGTTTGCACCTAATGGGGCTTACTGGAGGCTACTGAGAAGAATATCATCGTCTCACCTCTTCGCGCCAAAGCGCATAGCAGCTCACGAAGGTGGACGGCAGCTGGACTGCACCGCCATGTTACAGTCCATTGCAAAAGAACAATCAGCAAATGGGGCTGTTGTTCTGCGGAAGCACCTTCAAGCTGCTGCCCTCAACAATATAATGGGGACAGTTTTCGGAAAAAGGCTTAATCCAGTGGAAGATAGAATGGAGGCTAGAGAATTGCATGAGATTGTCAAAGAAGGCTTCGAGCTTTTGGGAGCTTTCAACTGGTCCGATCATCTGCCGTGGCTGAACTACTTTTATGACCCTTTCGGTATCAACCAGCGTTGCTCCGCTCTTGTTCCTCGAGTCAGAAAACTCGTCAAAGGGATTATTAAAGAACACCAACTCAGTGGTTCCAACAAGCTCTCAGATAAGTCAGATTTCGTAGATGTTTTGCTGTCTCTGGATGGTGAAGAGAAGCTTGAAGAGGAAGATATGGTGGCCGTTTTATGG GAAATGATCTTCAGAGGTACTGATACAACGGCGCTCTTAACTGAGTGGGTCATGGCTGAGTTAATCCTGAACCCCAAGGTTCAAGCCAAGCTTCACGAGGAGCTCCATCTCACTACTCTAGGAAACAAGGCCATCACCGACGCTAACGTGGCTAAATTGCCCTATCTTCAAGCTGTGATCAAGGAGACCCTACGTGTCCACCCACCTGGGCCTCTCCTCTCATGGGCCCGCCTGTCCACGTCAGACGTCCACCTCAGCAATGGCATGGTGATCCCTTCCAACACCACTGCAATGGTCAACATGTGGGCCATCACACATGATCCAAATCTCTGGAAAGACCCTCTGGCCTTCAAGCCAGAGAGGTTTTTACCCTCTGCTGGCGGTGCTGACGTGGACGTGAGAGGCTGTGACTTGCGGCTCGCCCCGTTCGGGGCTGGTCGTAGGGTTTGTCCAGGGAAGAACCTAGGGCTGGTGACAGTGAGCCTTTGGGTGGCTAAGTTGGTGCACCATTTCGACTGGGTTCAGGACATGGCTCAGCCGGTTGACCTGAGTGAGGTGCTGAAGCTGTCATGTGAAATGAAGAACCCTCTCTCTGCTGTGCCTGTTCCCAGGAGTGGTGCAATTCATATATAA
- the LOC100254477 gene encoding laccase-14, with the protein MWLMMKVFLLQILAFLLFGGGLHCKASTRRHTFVVREASYTRLCSTKNILTVNGQFPGPTIYAKKGETIIVDVYNRGKQNVTIHWHGVKMPRYPWTDGPEYITQCPIPPGSKFSQKIILSSEEGTLWWHAHSDWTRATVHGAIIVYPKNGTKYPFPKPNAEVPIILGEWWKSDVNAVLEEMLATGADPNVSNSYLINGQPGDLHPCSKSSTFKLMVNHGKTYLLRIINAALQDILFFSIAKHKMTVVGTDGSYTKPLTRDYITISPGQTFDVLLEANQRPGHYYMAAEVYSSAHGVKYDNTTTTAIVQYRGYYTPTSPPSLPHLPEHNDTNASVHFTGSLRSLADAEHPCNVPLNIGTKLIYTISMNTFPCANNSCLGPNKSRLATSINNISFQSPTIDILQAYYYNISGVYGDKFPSHPPLVFDFTAEYPPLKYETPRKGTEVRVLEYNSTVEIVFQGTNLVAGTDHPMHLHGYSFYVVGWGFGNFDKNRDPLRYNLVDPPLQNTIAVPKNGWTAIRFKASNPGVWFMHCHLERHLSWGMDTAFIVKNGKHPEAQMLPPPSDMPPC; encoded by the exons ATGTGGCTGATGATGAAGGTTTTCCTCTTGCAAATTTTagcatttcttctttttggtGGTGGCCTCCATTGCAAAGCTTCAACCCGTCGGCATACTTTTGTG GTGAGGGAAGCTTCATATACAAGGCTTTGTAGCACCAAGAACATCTTAACAGTAAATGGACAATTTCCGGGACCAACTATATATGCTAAGAAAGGAGAGACGATCATTGTCGACGTTTATAACAGGGGAAAACAAAACGTCACCATTCATTG GCATGGGGTGAAGATGCCTAGATATCCATGGACAGATGGTCCTGAGTATATCACACAATGTCCAATTCCCCCAGGATCAAAGTTTAGCCAGAAGATCATCCTTTCCTCTGAGGAAGGGACTCTATGGTGGCATGCTCATAGTGATTGGACCCGAGCCACTGTTCATGGAGCTATAATTGTCTATCCCAAGAATGGAACCAAGTATCCTTTTCCTAAACCTAATGCAGAAGTTCCTATCATATTAG GAGAATGGTGGAAGAGTGACGTGAATGCAGTTCTAGAGGAGATGCTTGCAACCGGAGCTGACCCCAATGTCTCTAATTCTTACTTAATAAATGGACAACCTGGGGATCTACATCCATGCTCAAAATCAA GCACATTCAAGTTAATGGTGAATCATGGAAAGACCTATCTACTTCGCATAATCAATGCTGCCTTGCAAGACATTCTCTTCTTTTCCATTGCCAAGCATAAAATGACAGTGGTTGGAACAGATGGTAGCTACACCAAGCCATTGACACGAGATTATATCACAATATCACCTGGCCAAACCTTCGATGTCTTACTAGAAGCTAACCAACGCCCGGGTCACTATTACATGGCGGCTGAAGTTTATTCCAGTGCCCATGGAGTCAAGTATGATAACACAACCACCACAGCTATTGTACAGTACAGGGGATACTACACTCCAACTTCACCTCCCTCTTTGCCTCATCTTCCTGAGCACAATGACACAAATGCGTCGGTTCACTTCACGGGCAGCCTCCGAAGCTTAGCGGATGCAGAACATCCTTGCAATGTCCCATTAAACATAGGCACTAAATTGATTTACACTATTTCTATGAACACGTTCCCATGCGCCAATAATTCGTGTTTAGGGCCCAATAAGTCACGGCTCGCTACAAGTATAAACAATATAAGCTTCCAATCCCCGACAATCGACATACTACAAGCCTACTATTATAACATCAGTGGTGTATATGGAGATAAATTTCCTAGCCATCCACCACTGGTGTTTGATTTTACAGCTGAGTATCCTCCATTAAAGTATGAGACGCCGAGAAAAGGAACAGAAGTAAGGGTGCTCGAGTATAACTCCACAGTGGAGATTGTTTTTCAAGGGACAAACTTGGTTGCAGGGACAGACCATCCCATGCATCTCCATGGATATAGTTTTTATGTTGTTGGATGGGGATTTGGGAATTTCGATAAAAATAGGGACCCTTTGCGCTATAATCTGGTGGATCCTCCCCTTCAGAATACCATCGCTGTTCCTAAGAATGGTTGGACTGCAATCAGATTCAAGGCATCCAACCCTG GAGTGTGGTTCATGCACTGCCATTTAGAGCGCCATCTGAGTTGGGGCATGGACACTGCGTTCATAGTGAAAAATGGTAAACACCCAGAAGCTCAAATGCTGCCTCCGCCATCCGACATGCCACCATGTTGA